The following coding sequences are from one Candidatus Krumholzibacteriia bacterium window:
- a CDS encoding DUF4105 domain-containing protein yields the protein MLVLLALFFLWPIAPSSAVGQLHNGSSGGAFYIGYAGPYAASPASAFGHLFLLHQPTDDTPLALWRAMTFRADVTHMNSARSFLQGVSGGLSGSFAVTEFHELTLDYELIEDRDLWLFRLRLDRAEYSAMKHHFRESDGSRHRYSFFTSNCASQLLELIRGSLTELRSGGAFVSPLDVVQRLAEKERIESAYVRSAATRILRFQVRELPSRIRNHVANREWTELASDTEWIESVQPDHLWFLSRYFRYRQIDHRHPLGEEVAAGLGGLRIRLAENETPTLPSAPHLSPGAPTSFPTWHPRTEVSPYLRFHDNRSHRLGIRLRPALHEEHESWVGHRPFNSMVLLTTEIETAADELDPTLSEFTVFSQRSLVPQDWLVDKASWSFDARLARGGPYGARELHAEVGVGIGLTRRWHGVAVSILPTATVWNGLDDLTSLHGGVQFHVNRRTDHFMVYGFSGSYGHAMIGPGGGFGGGRAWVGARLHPRVAILGALAQRQDDTSTTLSVRLYP from the coding sequence TTGCTCGTACTGCTCGCGCTCTTCTTCCTATGGCCCATCGCACCGTCGAGTGCGGTGGGCCAGTTGCACAACGGCAGTTCGGGGGGAGCATTCTACATCGGGTACGCCGGCCCCTACGCGGCCAGCCCCGCATCAGCCTTCGGGCACTTGTTCCTTCTTCATCAGCCAACCGACGACACACCCTTGGCGTTGTGGCGAGCCATGACGTTTCGCGCCGACGTGACGCACATGAACTCGGCCCGCTCGTTTCTGCAGGGTGTCTCGGGAGGATTGAGCGGGTCATTCGCAGTCACGGAGTTCCATGAGCTGACGTTGGATTATGAGCTCATCGAGGATCGTGATCTCTGGCTGTTTCGGTTGCGTCTCGATCGAGCCGAGTATTCGGCCATGAAGCATCACTTCCGGGAGAGCGACGGGAGCCGTCATCGATACTCCTTCTTCACCTCCAACTGCGCCTCGCAGCTACTGGAGTTGATCCGAGGGTCTCTCACCGAGCTTCGCAGTGGCGGAGCATTCGTCAGCCCACTCGATGTTGTCCAGCGTCTGGCCGAGAAGGAACGGATAGAGTCCGCATACGTCCGGTCGGCCGCAACGAGGATCCTGCGCTTCCAGGTCAGAGAGCTCCCCTCCCGGATCCGCAACCACGTCGCGAACCGAGAATGGACCGAACTCGCCTCCGACACCGAATGGATCGAGTCCGTGCAGCCGGACCATCTGTGGTTCTTGTCACGGTACTTCCGTTATCGCCAGATCGATCACAGACACCCGCTGGGCGAAGAAGTGGCGGCAGGACTGGGCGGGCTTCGCATCCGTCTCGCGGAGAACGAGACACCGACGCTTCCGAGCGCGCCCCATCTTTCGCCGGGGGCTCCGACGAGCTTCCCGACATGGCACCCACGTACCGAGGTTTCTCCGTATCTTCGGTTCCACGACAACCGCTCTCACCGCTTGGGGATTCGTCTACGACCGGCCCTTCACGAGGAGCACGAATCGTGGGTCGGGCACCGGCCCTTCAACTCGATGGTGCTGCTCACCACCGAAATCGAAACAGCAGCCGACGAGCTGGATCCCACCCTCTCCGAATTCACTGTGTTCTCTCAGCGGTCGTTGGTCCCACAGGACTGGCTCGTGGACAAGGCGTCATGGTCTTTCGACGCTCGACTCGCCCGCGGAGGGCCCTACGGTGCGCGAGAACTCCACGCCGAGGTCGGCGTGGGGATCGGTCTCACTCGAAGATGGCACGGAGTCGCTGTCTCGATTCTACCGACGGCGACCGTCTGGAACGGCCTGGACGATCTGACGAGCCTTCATGGGGGTGTGCAATTCCATGTGAACCGGCGCACGGACCATTTCATGGTCTACGGCTTCAGCGGTTCGTATGGTCACGCGATGATCGGCCCGGGCGGTGGATTCGGCGGCGGGCGAGCATGGGTCGGCGCGCGTCTCCACCCTAGAGTGGCGATCCTGGGCGCTCTGGCGCAGCGGCAAGACGATACCAGCACCACCCTCTCCGTTCGGCTCTATCCGTGA
- a CDS encoding PEGA domain-containing protein, producing the protein MKFENLSRKSALVVTSFILIAGLAAGCATVMTGTTQLMTINSNIDGATLYMDGQEIGTTPFTGTVPKNKETLRVEKDGYRSETVALSKTLVPNFWGNIIIGGTLGSITDFATGAAYSYAPATYQVELRAEEQSSLDYQQQLVVRKFAMVYIDEIARDLGRDVGGPHLDGLVRLLRKCGNETASRGDVETALTNSRGRPQAFGEHVVSMI; encoded by the coding sequence ATGAAGTTCGAGAACCTGTCGAGAAAGTCGGCACTTGTCGTGACCAGCTTCATTCTGATAGCAGGCTTGGCCGCCGGATGTGCCACGGTTATGACCGGTACCACGCAACTCATGACGATCAACTCGAACATCGACGGCGCGACACTCTACATGGACGGTCAGGAGATCGGCACGACGCCGTTCACAGGCACTGTCCCGAAGAACAAAGAGACATTGAGAGTGGAAAAGGACGGCTACCGATCCGAGACCGTCGCCTTATCGAAGACTCTGGTCCCCAACTTCTGGGGCAACATCATCATCGGCGGTACGCTCGGGAGCATCACCGACTTCGCCACGGGTGCCGCATATTCGTATGCACCGGCCACGTACCAGGTCGAGCTGCGGGCCGAGGAACAGTCAAGTCTCGACTACCAGCAGCAGCTCGTCGTCCGTAAGTTCGCGATGGTCTACATCGACGAGATTGCCCGAGACCTCGGCCGGGACGTCGGCGGCCCGCATCTCGACGGCCTCGTGAGGTTGCTTCGGAAGTGTGGTAACGAGACCGCGAGCAGAGGGGATGTCGAAACGGCGCTCACCAACAGCCGAGGACGGCCACAGGCTTTCGGTGAACATGTCGTCTCCATGATCTGA